One Callithrix jacchus isolate 240 chromosome 4, calJac240_pri, whole genome shotgun sequence genomic window, ctgtGCTAACACATGGAAATATGTTTAGGTGGATAAATAATGCACACCTGCATACGTTCCCATAGGGGTCTCAAGGATGGGACCAAAAGCGTTTGGCAGGAGACGGCCGCTACATACCATGTACTTCGTGTTCCCATGTTCACATGATGCAGGCTGCATGCATTACACTTAAGTTCTAGGTGGTTTTTCTggttatgtgtgtgtctgtgaagcgTAACTATGAGCACTGTTGAAACGGGTAGAGACAGTCATCCAAtacattacaaaaaaaatatgTGGGATTAAAGGAGGTAAACAAACTCAGTATCAATTCATGCCGTTagagcgctttttttttttttttttggacggtGTTAGCCCTGGAAGCGAGGGAGCCAGTTAAGGGGTGTAAGCTAAGAGATTCGGGGTTCCACACGCTGCCCAAGGGCCCAGGGTTACCTACTCCACATGCGGGTGTTTCTCTCTAGTGCGGCTTCTGCGGGGCGGCGCGGGCGCGGGTGCGGGCGGAGATCCCGGGACTCCAGCCCAGCCACTTCCCGGAGCGTCCGGCCCTGCTCCTTAATTACCCTGCAGCAAGCGCAGCGCGGCCGGCAGGAGCGCCGCCGCCGTCCGACGTCCTCGTTTCCgctgccgccaccgccgccgTCGCCGCCGCGGGAACGTCCCAGAAGCGGTGCGAGGAGGACGCGGCCCCCGCCTCCGACGCCACAGCTGCCGGAGTCCCGCGGCCACCGCCGAGAGCGcgcccgcgccgccgccgccgccgccgccgccgccgccgccgccgccgccgcctcgccCGGGAACCGGGAGGCGGCGCCCCGCGGCCCAGCTAGGGCGCTGCAGGGTCGTGAGGAAGTTTGTTGGCCAGGAACCAAGCACACCGTTGGGCACGCTAGTTCCCAGAGAGCTGGTGGGCGCGTAAGCGAACCGGGTTAGAGGTTACTGAGGGAGTGGGAAGTCCGGCCAGAGGGTGGGCAGAGGAGCGGGGGGGACAGGTGGGTGACACAGGAGCCGCAGAAGAGCTTCATTTGATGAGAAGGTGAAGAGGCAGAAGGACCAGCGTGCCTTGTCAGCCTGAGGGAACAGTGGGCTGGAGAGCAAATAGAGGAGGGCCTAGAATGCTTATAATGAGTAGTTTTGATAGAACAATCCGGAATAGAGGCAAGGGAGTGATCATGAGCCACAGCTTGAGATTGGGAGATGGAAGGGTAAAGGGAAATAAATTGCACCACCGCCCTCAACCCCCAATTCGGAAACGGTTTACTTAGTCTCATCTTCTGCTTGGATGAGTCTGAGGATTAAGATGCGAGGATAATCGCTCTGCTCCAGAGGAATTTACATTTGCCTGTTAATGGAggagataaaacaaaaacactccaATACCTATTTCCAGCCTTTCCGCGACCCCCCCGCcaacaaaaaaaggagagaacACCGATGCCTGCCCCTCTGTCTGAATCAAACACTACTATAATTCTTTAGgagattaaaggaaaaaaagaaaagagccccAGCGCGTCTGTGTGGTCTTAGCATCTCCTTGGGTGGGAAACTTGTAGGACCCTCTCTAAGTAGAGAGATCTTTGATATGCGCCTGCAAAGCTGAGATAGTTAGGTGAAAAACATGCATAAATGCCCCATCCTGAGTTGGGCTGACAGGGTTTTGGGTAGGAATATCTCTTCAGGATGAAAAGGGGGAGGGTGACCCCCAGAGGTAGAAAATTTATGTTCTCCTTAGGGGACAGAAAATGGAGAAAGTAACTGGTAGGCGCTCCTGTCAGGTTTTGTCCTTCCTGAGCTAAGTGGTAAGGGACCTAAGCTGGGTTTCCTAGGAAAGGAGCGAGACAGTGTGGCAAAAGAGCAGAAAAGTGAACCTGAAATTGAAATGGACAGGTCCGAGAAAGAGCCAAATGGTGAAGAAACCCAAATGTGATTATTATCACAATTGGGACATCATCTCCATATCTGAGTCATTCTCATCCTAGAAAACCATCCAAAACAGATGGGAGCTGATGGTATTTtccaaaaatggaaaatttccatTTACTTTCTGGTCCTCCAGTTTAATCTCTCCTGCTGcaattttagttcattttctcCAAGCAGGCAGAAGTGCCAGTGTGGGTACATAGAGTCAGTGGTTCTAGAGGCGGAAGAAGATATGAACTTAGAAACCATGGGAGTGTGACTAATTGGcatcacaaataaaaattcaagggaagaatgaaaaataaactgaaatgcaAGGAAGCAGGTCTATAGAGATGCTAATATATAACCCTGAAAAGATGCtgaataaaacagaatgaatgGGACCAGAGTTGAGTCATCTGAGGCAGGCCGCATTGAGGATGTACATCTTAAACAGGCAGAGAATAACTAGCTTAGCAGAAGAAATCGAGCAGGGAGGGCATTCCAGCCAGAAGAAATTGCATGTGTGAAGATTTAGAAGTGGGAGCAAACAGTCATGTGCCTGCTAAGACAGAGAATCCAAGCAGGGGTGAAATCTGAGATGAGTAGAGCAGACAGCACCTGCCAAGGAGAGATTGGAAAGGAGAGGCTAAGAAGCAATGGGCTTTTTAGGGTGTTATTTTGTAAGCCaacaataaaataatcagatGAGCAAGTTGCATATTAAATTGGATAGAAAGATGGTGAATGCAGAGTAAACTATTAGGCCTCTCATCTGCGCATATGTTATGAAGCACAAAGAATTTCTGACCTCCTCTCTTTAAGAGAAATCCAAGGTAATTGTGAAGTTGGAAGATTATTAGATCAGAAAGCTAGTAGAGCCCTtcacattcaaaaaaaaaaaaaaaaaaggaaaaatggatgaatttgaaaatatggccatatagtatatattaattTAAGATGATATTAGATTATTATTATAGATATATCtgtggaaaacagagaaaaagaattataatcagaaaaaaatgtaggtCAGTTGTGATGGTTGAAATTGAGAATGGTACTGGAAAAGTTGATGGAAACAAATTATAGTTCAGAGAAGTGAGTTGGTAAAACAGCCAAGTTTTTGAGAATGGAGAGAATAGGTTAAGCATGCTCAAAGGGAATCTGAGATTTGAGACCCTCTGAATATAGACACCAGTTTGGAAGTAAcagaacaaaataacaaaactgagGAAATGTGATAGAGTTGGATAGGTTTCAAAGTAGTACAAACATTGGGAACTAGGGGGTATGCTTTCTGTTGAGGCAGAGAACAATTTCAGTAGTACTATTTTTTGTCCCACTTAGTAACTAAAATTATGTTCACTGAGCTTTTAGTAATTTTTACTTCTCTATCATTCTTTTCTTCATGCATGTCATTCTACTGATGTTAAGTCCATACCTGTCTACATTACTTAATGGTTCCCAccctttcatttgtttatttttagtccAAATGTTTTGCCTTAGACTGTATCATTCTACAGATTGACCACATGAATTTTGTACTAAATGTCAAGTTTAAAGATGACACAGATGAATAAAATGTAATCTGTTTTCTCTAAGATGTTCAAGCTAGGGAAGAGACAGAATGCAAGGCAGTTATAGCAGAACTGTGTGCAGAAGCCTAAGTGGGTATTGAGCTCTGTTGGATCAGAGGACAGTGAGTAGTGAACTCTGCCTGGGATGATTCGCACAGACTTTATGTAGGACATGGCATATAAGTTTCACGTTGAAGGCAAAGTTAAGTGTTTTCCAGATTGGAGAGGATTGAAAGGACTTTCCAGCAGCTAAAAAAGCATGTGCAGGAACCTGTGAATTGTGAATGATTTGGTGGCAGAGAGCGTTTGGAAGGAGGTAGCAGGACAGGAGACTGGATAGATGAGTTGAGGCTCCAAGGTAAAAGAGCCTGAGTGTCTCACTTTGGAGTGGGCAATGAAGAGCCACCAGAAAACTTTGAGCAGGGCATTTAAGTGGCTAGgtctttgttttagaaatataattcttggccgggcgtggtggctcaagcctgtaatcccagcactttgggaggccgaggtgggtggatcacaaggtcggcagattgacaccatcctggtcaacatggtgaaaccccgtctctactaaaaattacaaaaaaattagctgggcacggtggcgtgtgcctgtaatcccagctactcaggaggctgaggcaggagaattgcctgaacccagggggcggaggttgcggttaaccgagattgtaccattgcactccagcctgggtaacaagagcgaaactccgtctcaaaaaaaaaagaaatatagttctTGAGCAGTTGGGAGGTGGAAATAAAGGGAACAAGATGGAGGAAAGGAATCTAGTTAGGAGTCTATTCAATTTTCCAGATTAGGAATGGTAAAAACGTGAACTAAGGCAGTTTCAGTGAGGATAAGACAGTTGGTATGGATTCAAAAGACATTTACAAGTAGATTTGATAGACATTGACAGAGATTTGATATGGGGAGGGGGTGAATAAATTGAAAATGATTCTGAAATTTTTAACTTGAATTCCTAAATTAATGATGATACCTGTAATTAAAATGTGAAAGTCATGAGGTTTCTGTAGAATATAATGAGGGCAGAAACTTTGCCTAAATTGCAAAAG contains:
- the LOC144582405 gene encoding uncharacterized protein LOC144582405, with the translated sequence MRPASDDSTLVPFILFYSASFQALWELACPTVCLVPGQQTSSRPCSALAGPRGAASRFPGEAAAAAAAAAAAAAAARARSRRWPRDSGSCGVGGGGRVLLAPLLGRSRGGDGGGGGSGNEDVGRRRRSCRPRCACCRVIKEQGRTLREVAGLESRDLRPHPRPRRPAEAALERNTRMWNPQKSGQGTIRIFKKGSKNCYDDGNNNHHVLLLALLHPQNEFSLTDCTFSSC